A DNA window from Halomicrobium mukohataei DSM 12286 contains the following coding sequences:
- a CDS encoding isocitrate/isopropylmalate dehydrogenase family protein: MTHEIAVIPGDGIGQEVTPAAVDVLEALDVDFAFVEGEAGDAVKAETGEALPQETREIAADADATLFGAAGETAADVILPLRQVVDSFANVRPAISYPGLDAVQPDTDLVFIRENTEGVYKGIESEITDGVTTCTRVITEDASEKIADFGFDYARQNDYDDVTIAHKANVMRETDGLFLDTAEAVGADRGADYDTALMDALAMHLVMHPEDYGVVICPNLAGDMLSDLAAGLVGGLGLLPSANVGEDNALFEPVHGSAPDIAGEGVANPAAMILSAAMLLDHLGYEDEGDRVRTAVEATLEDGPKTPDLGGSASTEAVTEAVVDRL; encoded by the coding sequence ATGACTCACGAGATCGCAGTGATTCCCGGCGACGGGATCGGACAGGAGGTCACGCCCGCGGCCGTCGACGTACTGGAGGCGCTCGACGTCGACTTCGCATTCGTCGAGGGCGAGGCCGGCGACGCAGTGAAGGCCGAGACCGGCGAGGCACTGCCACAGGAGACCCGCGAGATCGCCGCCGACGCCGACGCGACGCTGTTCGGTGCGGCCGGCGAGACGGCCGCCGACGTGATCTTGCCGCTCCGGCAGGTCGTCGACTCCTTCGCCAACGTCCGCCCGGCCATCTCTTACCCCGGCCTGGACGCCGTACAGCCCGACACGGATCTCGTGTTCATTCGGGAGAACACGGAGGGGGTCTACAAGGGCATCGAGAGCGAGATCACCGACGGTGTCACCACCTGTACGCGCGTGATTACCGAGGACGCCTCCGAGAAGATCGCCGACTTCGGCTTCGACTACGCCCGCCAGAACGACTACGACGACGTGACCATCGCCCACAAGGCAAACGTCATGCGCGAGACCGACGGCCTGTTCCTCGACACCGCCGAGGCGGTCGGAGCGGACCGCGGTGCCGACTACGACACCGCGCTGATGGACGCGCTGGCGATGCATCTGGTCATGCACCCCGAGGACTACGGCGTCGTGATCTGTCCGAACCTCGCCGGGGACATGCTGTCGGACCTCGCGGCCGGGCTGGTCGGCGGCCTCGGTCTGCTACCGAGCGCGAACGTCGGCGAGGACAACGCGCTGTTCGAACCGGTCCACGGCTCCGCGCCGGACATCGCGGGCGAGGGGGTCGCAAACCCGGCTGCGATGATCCTCTCGGCCGCGATGCTGCTCGATCATCTGGGGTACGAAGACGAGGGCGACCGCGTTCGAACGGCCGTCGAAGCGACGCTCGAAGACGGTCCGAAGACGCCGGACCTCGGCGGCTCGGCCTCGACCGAGGCGGTCACCGAGGCCGTCGTCGACCGGCTCTAG
- the pfkB gene encoding 1-phosphofructokinase codes for MILTVTYNPAVDQTVTFDEPLASETVNRATDAQFDAGGKGINVSQFLTAMDTATVATGLLGGFTGTFVTEQLEAADIPAEFVTVDEPTRLNTTALAGGADYKLNQAGPTVDASAVDDLVDRIADHEPARVLVGGSLPPGLESDAIDRIASSGPWRTAVDVEGETLRTLSADYALCKPNREELAAATETTVETVEECVAAASALGERGFERVVASLGADGAVLVGPDGAVHAEPLAVDVVDTVGAGDALLSGVLASLERGESDELALATGVAVASRVVSQAGTGVPDLDGVFEDRSAVETRRL; via the coding sequence GTGATCCTCACGGTCACCTACAACCCCGCCGTCGACCAGACGGTCACCTTCGACGAGCCACTGGCCAGCGAGACGGTCAACAGAGCGACCGACGCGCAGTTCGACGCCGGTGGCAAGGGGATCAACGTCTCGCAGTTCCTGACAGCGATGGACACCGCTACCGTCGCTACCGGGCTCCTGGGCGGCTTTACGGGAACCTTCGTCACGGAACAGCTCGAAGCGGCCGACATTCCCGCGGAGTTCGTCACCGTCGACGAGCCGACGCGGCTCAACACGACCGCGCTGGCCGGCGGAGCCGACTACAAGCTCAACCAGGCGGGCCCCACCGTCGACGCGAGCGCCGTCGACGACCTCGTCGATCGCATCGCCGACCACGAGCCGGCCCGCGTGCTCGTCGGTGGCAGTCTCCCGCCGGGACTGGAGAGCGACGCCATCGACCGCATCGCCTCGTCCGGACCGTGGCGGACGGCCGTCGACGTCGAAGGCGAGACGCTACGGACGCTGTCGGCCGACTACGCGCTGTGCAAGCCCAACCGCGAGGAGCTGGCCGCAGCCACCGAGACGACCGTCGAGACCGTCGAGGAGTGTGTGGCGGCCGCCAGCGCGCTCGGAGAGCGGGGCTTCGAGCGCGTCGTCGCGTCGCTGGGTGCCGACGGAGCCGTCCTCGTCGGTCCCGACGGGGCCGTCCACGCCGAACCGCTGGCCGTCGATGTCGTCGACACGGTCGGTGCCGGCGACGCGCTGCTGTCGGGCGTGCTGGCGTCGCTCGAACGCGGTGAGAGTGACGAACTCGCGCTGGCGACGGGAGTGGCGGTCGCGTCGCGCGTGGTGTCGCAGGCGGGGACCGGCGTTCCGGACCTCGACGGCGTCTTCGAGGATCGGTCCGCCGTCGAGACGCGACGGCTCTAG
- a CDS encoding class I fructose-bisphosphate aldolase has translation MHVSDDSPLVRNGKTIVLAHDHGLEHGPKQFDGVEARLDPNAVFEMATHDAVTALAVGKGLTETYYPSYDDEVNLLAKLNGGSDLWMGEPYAAQNWSVDYAAELGADAVGYTVYPGVNDEPRLFEDFGPVQERARDHDLPIAMWSYPRGQAIKEHRSRDAIAYAARIGLELGGDFVKVKYPRSPGAMAHAVDAAGDTGVLLSGGSKTSDREFLELVEGCLDAGVSGLAVGRNVWQREDPYDILDKLERVVFEGASADDVL, from the coding sequence ATGCACGTCAGCGACGACTCGCCGCTCGTCCGCAACGGCAAGACGATCGTCCTCGCGCACGATCACGGGCTCGAACACGGGCCAAAGCAGTTCGACGGCGTCGAGGCGCGTCTCGATCCGAACGCGGTCTTCGAGATGGCGACCCACGACGCGGTCACCGCTCTGGCCGTCGGCAAGGGACTGACCGAGACGTACTATCCCAGCTACGACGACGAGGTGAATCTGCTGGCGAAGCTCAACGGCGGTTCGGACCTCTGGATGGGCGAACCGTACGCGGCCCAGAACTGGTCGGTCGACTACGCCGCCGAGCTGGGTGCCGACGCCGTCGGGTACACGGTCTACCCCGGCGTCAACGACGAACCGCGGCTGTTCGAGGACTTCGGGCCGGTTCAGGAGCGAGCACGCGATCACGACCTCCCGATAGCGATGTGGTCGTACCCGCGCGGACAGGCGATCAAGGAGCATCGGAGTCGGGACGCGATCGCCTACGCCGCCCGCATCGGCCTCGAACTCGGCGGTGACTTCGTGAAGGTCAAGTACCCACGCAGTCCGGGGGCCATGGCTCACGCCGTCGACGCGGCCGGCGACACCGGCGTCCTCCTCTCTGGCGGTTCGAAGACCTCCGACCGCGAGTTCCTCGAACTGGTCGAGGGCTGTCTCGACGCGGGTGTCTCCGGGCTCGCGGTCGGCCGCAACGTCTGGCAACGAGAGGACCCGTACGACATCCTCGACAAACTCGAACGGGTCGTCTTCGAGGGTGCGAGTGCAGACGACGTACTCTAA
- the leuD gene encoding 3-isopropylmalate dehydratase small subunit, whose translation MTDATEDIPSVDYVEGSGVPIRGNDIDTDQIIPARFMKVVTFDGLGEFAFFDLRFDDDDNQKDHPFNEERFQDANVLVVNDNFGCGSSREHAPQALMRWGIDAIIGEGFAEIFAGNCLALGIPTVTADHETINDLQQWVDDNPDGEIEVDVAAETVTYGGNEIGVSVDSAQRQALVEGIWDTTALMKSNEQAIAATADSLPYVDQTRDEIHSDD comes from the coding sequence ATGACCGACGCCACCGAGGACATCCCCTCCGTCGACTACGTCGAGGGCAGCGGCGTCCCGATCCGCGGGAACGACATCGACACCGACCAGATCATCCCCGCGCGGTTCATGAAGGTCGTCACGTTCGACGGACTGGGCGAGTTCGCCTTCTTCGACCTGCGCTTCGACGACGACGACAACCAGAAAGACCACCCGTTCAACGAGGAGCGCTTCCAGGACGCCAACGTGCTGGTCGTCAACGACAACTTCGGCTGTGGCTCCTCTCGCGAACACGCGCCCCAGGCCCTGATGCGCTGGGGGATCGACGCCATCATCGGCGAGGGCTTCGCCGAGATCTTCGCCGGCAACTGCCTCGCGCTCGGCATCCCGACCGTGACGGCCGACCACGAGACGATCAACGATCTCCAGCAGTGGGTCGACGACAACCCCGACGGCGAGATCGAGGTCGACGTGGCGGCCGAGACGGTCACGTATGGGGGCAACGAGATCGGCGTCAGCGTCGACAGCGCCCAGCGGCAGGCCCTCGTCGAGGGTATCTGGGACACGACCGCGCTGATGAAGTCCAACGAGCAGGCCATCGCGGCGACGGCCGACTCGCTGCCCTACGTCGACCAGACCCGAGACGAGATCCACTCCGACGACTGA
- the ilvN gene encoding acetolactate synthase small subunit, with protein sequence MPGPAPDERMRPEGRRNTQGIRIDPEAEVTHEPREAVLSALVKHEPGVLSEVSSLFSRRQFNIESLTVGPTHDDGVARMTIVIEEPQPGIEQAKKQLRKLVPTISVTELDQQNTRRELALIKVSGEKPDDVNAVADMYGGKAVDATAESVTVELTGSKQKIDAAVGAFEQFDVQEVVRTGTAALERGADTLENDD encoded by the coding sequence ATGCCAGGGCCGGCCCCGGACGAGCGGATGCGTCCGGAAGGGCGGCGCAACACGCAAGGTATTCGAATCGACCCCGAGGCGGAGGTCACGCACGAGCCACGCGAGGCCGTGCTCTCCGCGCTCGTGAAACACGAGCCCGGCGTCCTCTCGGAGGTGTCGAGCCTCTTTAGCCGCCGGCAGTTCAACATCGAGAGCCTGACCGTCGGTCCGACTCACGACGACGGGGTGGCCCGGATGACGATCGTCATCGAGGAACCCCAGCCCGGCATCGAGCAGGCCAAAAAGCAGCTTCGCAAGCTCGTGCCGACGATCTCGGTGACGGAACTGGACCAGCAGAACACGCGCCGCGAACTCGCACTGATCAAGGTCAGCGGCGAGAAGCCAGACGACGTCAACGCCGTCGCGGACATGTACGGCGGGAAGGCGGTCGATGCGACCGCCGAGTCGGTCACCGTCGAGCTGACCGGCAGCAAGCAGAAGATCGACGCCGCCGTCGGCGCGTTCGAGCAGTTCGACGTGCAGGAAGTCGTGCGGACCGGAACCGCAGCACTTGAAAGAGGGGCCGACACACTGGAGAACGATGACTGA
- a CDS encoding PfkB family carbohydrate kinase, with the protein MSSFDDETEAAVAVARAQLPETVPSERVVFGFDGYVDRVREVVADRHDPDDYDRLDTLAGFGDRVHDSVAADSSLSFEWLQRGTRTGGHTSHLARAFGGWGFDPVMIGMYGQPVRDVFADEFADCELHSLGQPGYTDAVEFDDGKLMLIENGTTMDLDWSFLTDRLGRERLRDRLDGAALLGTGYWAETPDLPDVLDGIAGLWDDIDEPPETVLVDPGDVRKLDAERLDGGTGAIGRLAAKTRVVVSANRAETQLLAETYGDGSEESLEAKARTLRETFDASLFVSHGVDRSLVAGADGTTDVAVPSVDDPELTTSAGDHFNAGLALALVAGVDPAGAVVVGNAVAGAFVRSGEPPTFEAVRAFVDEYGTKF; encoded by the coding sequence ATGAGTTCGTTCGACGACGAGACCGAGGCCGCCGTCGCCGTTGCACGGGCACAGCTCCCGGAGACAGTCCCGAGCGAGCGAGTCGTCTTCGGCTTCGACGGCTACGTCGACCGCGTCCGCGAGGTCGTCGCCGATCGCCACGATCCCGACGACTACGACCGACTGGACACGCTGGCGGGCTTTGGCGATCGCGTCCACGACTCCGTCGCGGCCGACAGCTCCCTCTCCTTCGAGTGGCTCCAGCGAGGGACCCGGACCGGCGGCCACACGAGCCACCTCGCTCGGGCCTTCGGCGGCTGGGGCTTCGATCCGGTGATGATCGGGATGTACGGCCAGCCGGTGCGTGACGTGTTCGCCGACGAGTTCGCCGACTGCGAGCTGCACTCGCTGGGACAACCGGGCTACACGGACGCCGTCGAGTTCGACGACGGCAAGCTCATGCTCATCGAGAACGGGACGACGATGGACCTGGACTGGTCGTTTCTCACGGACCGGCTCGGTCGAGAACGTCTCCGCGACCGGCTCGACGGTGCGGCCCTGCTTGGCACCGGCTACTGGGCGGAGACGCCCGACCTGCCGGACGTACTCGACGGGATCGCCGGGCTCTGGGACGACATCGACGAGCCGCCCGAGACGGTGCTCGTCGATCCCGGCGACGTACGGAAGCTCGACGCCGAGCGCCTCGACGGCGGGACCGGTGCCATCGGTCGCCTCGCGGCCAAGACGCGCGTCGTCGTCTCGGCCAACCGCGCCGAGACCCAACTCCTCGCAGAGACCTACGGCGACGGCAGCGAGGAATCGCTCGAAGCGAAGGCTCGCACGCTCCGCGAGACCTTCGACGCCAGCCTGTTCGTCTCGCACGGCGTCGACCGGTCGCTGGTCGCTGGGGCCGACGGGACCACGGACGTAGCCGTCCCGTCCGTCGACGACCCCGAGTTGACGACGAGTGCCGGCGACCACTTCAACGCCGGCCTCGCGCTGGCACTGGTCGCCGGTGTGGATCCGGCCGGTGCCGTCGTCGTCGGCAACGCCGTCGCCGGTGCGTTCGTGCGCAGCGGCGAACCACCGACGTTCGAGGCGGTCCGTGCGTTCGTCGACGAGTACGGGACGAAGTTCTAG
- the leuC gene encoding 3-isopropylmalate dehydratase large subunit — protein MSQNTLYDKVWDRHKVTTLPNGQDQLFVGLHLIHEVTSPQAFGMLKERGLEVARPDLTHATVDHIVPTGNQDRPYAEDAAESMMVELEENVRDAGIQFSDPTTGDQGIVHVIGPEQGITQPGKTIVCGDSHTSTHGAFGALAFGIGTSQIRDVLATQTIAMEKQKVRKIQVDGELGEGVEAKDIILEIIRRLGTEGGVGYVYEYAGEAIENLGMEGRMSICNMSIEGGARAGYVNPDETTYEWLEATDYFQEHPEKFDELKPYWESIRSDDDAEYDDVVHIDASELDPVVTWGTTPGQGIGIHDPIPAPEDLADGKQDTARRAQEHMRVEPGETMEGYDIDVAFLGSCTNARLPDLRRAARIVEGREVADDVRAMVVPGSQRVQQAAKEEGLKDIFEEAGFDWRNAGCSMCLGMNEDQLEGDEACASSSNRNFVGRQGSKDGRTVLMNPRMVAAAAITGEVSDVRELEEVQTA, from the coding sequence ATGAGCCAGAACACACTGTACGACAAGGTCTGGGACCGGCACAAAGTCACGACCCTGCCCAACGGGCAGGACCAGCTGTTCGTCGGGCTCCACCTCATCCACGAGGTCACGAGTCCCCAGGCGTTCGGGATGCTCAAAGAGCGCGGCCTCGAAGTCGCGCGGCCGGACCTGACCCACGCGACGGTCGACCACATCGTCCCGACCGGGAACCAGGATCGGCCCTACGCCGAAGACGCGGCCGAGAGCATGATGGTCGAGCTAGAGGAGAACGTCCGCGACGCGGGCATCCAGTTCTCCGATCCGACGACCGGCGATCAGGGGATCGTCCACGTCATCGGGCCGGAGCAGGGGATCACCCAGCCCGGCAAGACGATCGTCTGTGGCGACAGCCACACGTCGACACACGGCGCGTTCGGCGCGCTCGCGTTCGGGATCGGCACGAGCCAGATCCGGGACGTGCTGGCGACCCAGACCATCGCGATGGAGAAACAGAAGGTCCGGAAGATCCAGGTCGACGGCGAACTCGGCGAGGGCGTCGAGGCTAAGGACATCATCCTGGAGATCATCCGCCGGCTCGGCACCGAGGGCGGCGTCGGCTACGTCTACGAGTACGCCGGTGAGGCCATCGAGAACCTCGGGATGGAAGGGCGGATGTCCATCTGTAACATGTCCATCGAAGGTGGTGCCCGTGCGGGCTACGTCAACCCCGACGAGACCACCTACGAGTGGCTCGAAGCGACGGACTACTTCCAGGAGCACCCCGAGAAGTTCGACGAACTGAAGCCCTACTGGGAGTCGATCCGGAGCGACGACGACGCCGAGTACGACGACGTGGTCCACATCGACGCCTCGGAGCTGGACCCCGTCGTGACGTGGGGGACCACCCCCGGTCAGGGCATCGGCATCCACGACCCGATTCCGGCACCCGAGGACCTGGCCGACGGCAAGCAGGACACGGCGCGACGCGCACAGGAACACATGCGCGTCGAACCCGGCGAGACCATGGAAGGCTACGACATCGACGTGGCCTTCCTGGGCTCGTGTACCAACGCCCGCCTGCCCGACCTGCGTCGGGCCGCCCGTATCGTCGAGGGTCGCGAGGTCGCAGACGACGTGCGCGCGATGGTCGTCCCCGGCAGCCAGCGCGTTCAGCAGGCCGCCAAAGAGGAGGGCCTGAAGGACATCTTCGAGGAGGCCGGCTTCGACTGGCGCAACGCCGGCTGCTCGATGTGTCTGGGCATGAACGAGGACCAGCTCGAAGGCGACGAGGCCTGTGCGTCCTCGTCGAACCGGAACTTCGTCGGCCGCCAGGGGAGCAAGGACGGTCGCACCGTCCTGATGAACCCCCGGATGGTCGCAGCCGCGGCGATCACCGGCGAGGTCTCTGACGTGCGCGAACTGGAGGAGGTGCAGACTGCATGA
- the ilvC gene encoding ketol-acid reductoisomerase, with amino-acid sequence MTDKLTTDVYYDEDVDASHIEDKTVAILGYGSQGHAQAQNLDDSGVDVVVGLRESSSSRTEAEADGLRVETPAAAASEADIVVMLVPDTVQPDVYETIEDGLDAGDTLQFAHGFNIHYGQIEPAADVDVTMVAPKSPGHLVRRTYKRDEGTPGLIAVEQDATGDAKQEALAYARAVGCARAGVIETTFQEEVETDLFGEQAVLCGGVTDLVKAGFETLVDAGYAPEMAYFECLNELKLIVDLMYEGGHMGMWNSVSDTAEYGGLTRGESVIDREGMEKILEEVQNGEFAREWISENQANRPAYKQYRSAEQNHQIERVGADLRELFAWDGEDADADAAEAPADD; translated from the coding sequence ATGACTGACAAACTCACGACCGACGTTTACTACGACGAAGACGTAGACGCATCGCACATCGAAGACAAGACCGTCGCGATCCTCGGCTACGGCAGCCAGGGCCACGCACAGGCCCAGAACCTCGACGACAGCGGCGTCGACGTGGTGGTCGGACTGCGAGAGTCCTCGTCGTCCCGGACCGAGGCGGAAGCCGACGGACTGCGCGTCGAGACGCCCGCGGCCGCCGCCAGCGAGGCCGACATCGTCGTCATGCTGGTCCCGGACACGGTCCAGCCCGACGTGTACGAGACCATCGAGGACGGCCTCGACGCGGGCGACACGCTCCAGTTCGCACACGGATTCAACATCCACTACGGCCAGATCGAGCCCGCCGCGGACGTGGACGTGACGATGGTCGCGCCCAAGTCCCCCGGCCACCTCGTGCGCCGCACGTACAAGCGCGACGAGGGGACGCCGGGTCTGATCGCCGTCGAGCAGGACGCGACCGGCGACGCCAAGCAGGAGGCACTCGCCTACGCCCGGGCCGTCGGCTGCGCGCGAGCCGGCGTCATCGAGACGACCTTCCAGGAAGAAGTCGAGACCGACCTGTTCGGCGAGCAGGCCGTCCTCTGTGGCGGCGTCACCGACCTCGTGAAGGCCGGCTTCGAGACGCTCGTCGACGCGGGCTACGCCCCCGAGATGGCCTACTTCGAGTGTCTGAACGAGCTCAAGCTCATCGTCGATCTGATGTACGAAGGCGGTCACATGGGGATGTGGAACTCCGTCTCCGACACCGCCGAGTACGGCGGGCTCACGCGCGGTGAGTCGGTGATCGACCGCGAGGGCATGGAGAAAATCCTCGAAGAGGTCCAGAACGGCGAGTTCGCCCGCGAGTGGATCTCGGAGAACCAGGCCAACCGGCCGGCCTACAAGCAGTACCGTTCGGCCGAACAGAACCACCAGATCGAACGCGTCGGCGCGGACCTGCGCGAACTGTTCGCGTGGGACGGCGAGGACGCCGACGCCGACGCTGCGGAAGCACCAGCGGACGACTGA
- a CDS encoding OsmC family protein, whose amino-acid sequence MADIEVSSTCEEGYTVTNVIDDEWELVVDALSEDGPSPNQVLAADYVSCYIPALRVAADQTGYDDLGAVEAEVAADLDDDDDLDAVAFEIKVEADLGDDVEEIVELGEEICHVHSALQDELHAEITLHDDVV is encoded by the coding sequence ATGGCAGACATCGAAGTCAGCAGTACGTGTGAGGAAGGGTATACGGTCACGAACGTCATCGACGACGAGTGGGAACTGGTCGTCGACGCGCTGAGCGAGGACGGTCCGTCTCCGAACCAGGTGCTGGCGGCGGACTACGTCTCGTGTTACATCCCGGCGCTGCGCGTCGCCGCAGACCAGACCGGCTACGACGATCTGGGCGCTGTCGAGGCCGAGGTTGCAGCTGATCTCGACGACGACGACGACCTCGACGCGGTGGCGTTCGAGATCAAGGTCGAGGCCGACCTCGGCGACGACGTCGAGGAGATCGTCGAACTCGGCGAGGAGATCTGTCACGTTCACTCGGCACTCCAGGACGAACTCCACGCCGAGATCACGCTGCACGACGACGTGGTCTGA
- a CDS encoding DUF5799 family protein, with protein MSSDWTNAIAAERMEVDTEFNDRVEASSFSNQQWNLVMTALEFEINGAEDPETAEIVADTSNLSTIMPELDRIAEQGPMGGGGGGGSSGDTGGGILGGVKDALGLGGGGGGDDRIQEAEELAAEYAGLLQEKLETNGRWSMVCDRAA; from the coding sequence ATGAGTAGCGACTGGACGAACGCGATCGCCGCGGAGCGAATGGAGGTCGACACCGAGTTCAACGACCGCGTCGAGGCCTCGTCGTTCTCGAACCAGCAGTGGAACCTCGTGATGACGGCACTCGAATTCGAGATCAACGGGGCCGAAGATCCGGAGACGGCAGAGATCGTGGCCGACACGTCGAACCTCTCGACGATCATGCCCGAACTCGATCGGATCGCCGAGCAGGGGCCGATGGGTGGTGGTGGTGGCGGCGGTTCGAGCGGCGACACCGGCGGAGGGATCCTGGGCGGCGTCAAGGACGCGCTGGGACTCGGCGGCGGTGGTGGCGGCGACGACCGCATCCAGGAAGCCGAGGAGCTCGCGGCTGAGTACGCGGGACTGCTCCAGGAGAAGCTAGAGACGAACGGGCGCTGGAGTATGGTCTGCGACCGCGCCGCGTAG
- the glpR gene encoding HTH-type transcriptional regulator GlpR: MLPAERKRRIVELVTERDGCSVARLATELDFSKATIRRDLQELEDDGRIERSHGGAVPASSVGQERPYGQREVDRLDAKQAIAARAVDLLQDAQVVSFDAGTTTMAVARALPSEAGVEAVTNMPDLATTLLDKGIEVTVTGGTLRRRTRALVGPTAQRFLDDHHVDLLFVGTNSIDATAGLTTPNEAEAAVKSRFVEQASRVVLVADSSKFDEQSFVTVAALDAVDTLVTDRTPDGALAAALDEADVTVLEADA; encoded by the coding sequence ATGCTGCCAGCCGAGCGCAAGCGGCGGATCGTCGAACTCGTCACGGAGCGTGACGGCTGTTCTGTCGCCCGACTCGCGACCGAACTCGACTTCTCGAAAGCGACGATCCGGCGCGACCTACAGGAGCTCGAAGACGACGGCCGGATCGAACGATCACACGGCGGTGCCGTCCCTGCGTCGTCGGTCGGACAGGAGCGCCCGTACGGCCAGCGCGAAGTCGACCGACTGGACGCCAAACAGGCCATCGCCGCCCGCGCGGTCGACCTGTTGCAGGACGCGCAGGTGGTGTCGTTCGACGCCGGGACGACGACGATGGCCGTCGCACGTGCGCTGCCCAGCGAGGCCGGCGTCGAGGCGGTGACGAACATGCCGGATCTGGCGACGACCCTGCTGGACAAAGGCATCGAGGTGACGGTGACCGGCGGGACTTTGCGCCGCCGGACTCGGGCGCTGGTCGGTCCGACCGCCCAGCGGTTCCTCGACGACCACCACGTCGACCTGCTGTTCGTCGGGACGAACAGCATCGACGCGACGGCCGGGCTGACGACCCCCAACGAGGCCGAGGCCGCTGTCAAGTCCCGGTTCGTCGAGCAGGCCAGCCGCGTCGTGCTCGTCGCTGACAGCTCGAAGTTCGACGAGCAGTCGTTCGTCACCGTCGCCGCCCTCGACGCGGTCGACACGCTGGTGACCGACCGCACGCCGGACGGTGCGCTGGCCGCCGCCCTCGACGAGGCCGACGTGACCGTCCTGGAGGCAGACGCGTGA
- a CDS encoding FIST signal transduction protein gives MDTQVGTGQATGDNGDAAGMAAAREALNGIEADSPDFCQVFCSPVYDYDAVLWGIRSVVGSDTEVIGCSSSGEFTEAGSKAETVTVGIVASDSMEFFTTLSTGLGADHKRCLFEAVHDLPEPDAPQIDQYPHRAVINLHDGIVSIGDEITKLTEQYLDDDQIPIVGGSAGDDLRLEETHVFCNGQVESDAVALALLASEDPFAVTVNHGHEPISEPMAVTRAEGSTVYELDGRPAFEAWRDAIQTDARESYGIDVDDLDAGSEEFLMLLGRYELGIESEPDADAQSIASRIRDFVASAFISTEGYNIRWPGRTANTDGSLGFTVDIAEGTELRVTHSSKPDQVSAVETAASNAADELGGNAVAGGFVYDCACRAMILGDDFDDAVDAISRSIDAPFAGFETYGEVCSADEDYTGYHNTSAVVFLFPE, from the coding sequence ATGGACACACAGGTCGGTACAGGGCAAGCAACGGGAGATAACGGTGACGCCGCCGGTATGGCAGCAGCGCGTGAGGCTCTTAACGGCATTGAAGCTGATAGCCCCGACTTCTGTCAAGTATTCTGTTCACCAGTCTACGACTACGATGCAGTGCTGTGGGGCATTCGAAGCGTCGTCGGTTCAGACACCGAAGTCATCGGCTGCTCGTCTTCGGGAGAGTTCACTGAAGCGGGCTCGAAAGCAGAGACCGTGACAGTTGGCATCGTCGCTTCGGACTCGATGGAGTTCTTTACTACGCTCTCGACGGGGTTGGGTGCCGACCACAAGCGCTGCCTGTTCGAAGCGGTACACGATCTTCCGGAACCGGATGCTCCGCAGATCGACCAGTACCCACACCGTGCGGTAATCAACCTCCATGACGGAATCGTCAGCATCGGAGACGAGATCACGAAGCTCACCGAGCAGTATCTCGACGACGACCAGATTCCGATTGTCGGCGGCTCTGCTGGTGACGACCTTCGGCTAGAGGAGACACACGTATTCTGTAATGGACAGGTCGAATCAGACGCCGTCGCGCTCGCGCTACTGGCCTCTGAAGATCCATTCGCGGTAACGGTCAACCACGGCCACGAACCGATTTCGGAGCCGATGGCTGTCACGCGGGCCGAAGGAAGCACAGTCTACGAGCTCGACGGACGGCCCGCTTTCGAGGCCTGGCGAGATGCAATTCAGACAGATGCGAGAGAGTCGTACGGAATCGACGTCGACGACTTGGATGCCGGTTCTGAGGAGTTTCTAATGTTACTCGGCCGCTACGAGCTGGGTATCGAGTCGGAACCCGACGCCGACGCACAGAGTATCGCGTCTCGGATTAGAGATTTCGTCGCGTCTGCGTTCATTTCGACGGAAGGGTACAACATCCGGTGGCCGGGACGGACCGCAAATACTGATGGCTCTCTCGGATTTACCGTAGACATTGCCGAAGGAACTGAGTTACGTGTCACACACAGCAGCAAACCCGATCAGGTGTCGGCCGTCGAAACAGCCGCATCGAATGCCGCCGACGAACTCGGCGGCAATGCCGTTGCTGGCGGGTTCGTCTACGACTGTGCGTGTCGGGCGATGATTCTGGGAGATGACTTCGACGACGCAGTCGACGCGATCAGCCGTTCGATCGATGCACCGTTCGCTGGCTTCGAAACATACGGCGAAGTCTGCTCGGCGGACGAGGACTATACGGGCTATCACAACACCTCTGCAGTTGTGTTCTTGTTCCCGGAGTAA